A stretch of Scheffersomyces stipitis CBS 6054 chromosome 2, complete sequence DNA encodes these proteins:
- a CDS encoding predicted protein (go_funtion lyase activity~go_process amino acid metabolism): protein MSSTSLDLQSSGLSHPYVQTTLTEVTHKLPLRPPCRIMFKNELEQPSGSFKLRGIGHLIEKSIAIAQKDRKRADIHVFASSGGNAGLAAAYSAHFYNVKCTVVLPVISKVAVREKLISYGADIILFGNNINEADQHLQNLINSIDTEKTTAIYCHPFNNPLIWQGHATLVDEVVQEVSKAEVKHIKGFVCSCGGGGLYNGIYEGMKRNSLKDSEILLIETNEAPTLAESVRANKLITLKSVKSLATSLACSYTTSQSLSNYKTVEDGITTKLELIDDVDALRGCVQYYDNFGKVVEPACGAALSVVYNKLDLLYKNFSHLKQDDIVVIVVCGGSCSTTKDLVGFKQLLARQSSKL from the coding sequence ATGTCTTCAACCTCGTTAGATTTGCAATCGTCCGGATTGTCCCATCCCTACGTCCAAACCACGCTTACAGAGGTCACCCACAAATTGCCCTTGCGGCCACCATGTCGTATCATGttcaaaaatgaattgGAGCAGCCATCTGGTAGCTTCAAATTAAGAGGCATTGGTCATTTGATCGAGAAATCTATTGCGATAGCCCagaaagacagaaagaGGGCAGATATCCATGTTTTTGCATCCAGTGGTGGTAACGCCGGTTTGGCTGCTGCTTACCTGGCTCATTTCTACAATGTTAAGTGTACGGTAGTACTTCCGGTCATTTCCAAAGTTGCAGTCAGAGAAAAGCTCATTAGCTACGGCGCAGACATTATTTTGTTCGGCAACAACATTAACGAAGCTGACCAACACTTGCAGAACTTAATCAACTCTATCGACACAGAAAAAACCACTGCTATATACTGCCACCCATTTAACAACCCTTTGATCTGGCAGGGACATGCTACCTTGGTAGACgaagttgtccaagaagtGTCCAAGGCTGAAGTCAAACATATCAAGGGTTTCGTTTGCTCCtgtggtggtggaggttTGTACAATGGTATTTATGAAGGAATGAAGAGAAACAGTCTCAAAGACCTGGAAATTCTTTTAATAGAAACCAACGAAGCTCCAACTCTTGCTGAAAGTGTCAGAGCCAACAAATTGATCACCCTCAAATCAGTCAAGTCTTTGGCTACTTCCTTGGCATGCTCCTATACTACATCGCAATCCTTGAGCAATTACAAAACTGTAGAAGACGGTATCACTACCAAGCTCGAATTGATAGATGATGTCGATGCCTTGAGAGGATGTGTCCAGTACTACGACAACTTTGGAAAAGTAGTAGAACCTGCATGCGGTGCAGCCCTATCTGTTGTTTACAACAAGTTAGActtgttgtacaagaacTTTTCCCATCTCAAGCAAGATGACATTGTCGTAATTGTTGTCTGTGGGGGCTCCTGCTCTACAACGAAGGATCTCGTAGGTTTCAAGCAGTTGCTTGCCAGACAATCCTCGAAGTTGTAA
- a CDS encoding predicted protein, translated as MASPIFISNPSESFSISIVLRGIQLGYLSTYRCLQNPRILYHSNFWPSLITIVKLSLLLYILLNGPLFITKIFFICINSLKISSINNYVLENIFNINIFLISLYGSYLDTTADELFMASLNFSDSVLSSRYYANLSRFQNDTVRINSQQSAGDTTWQRVRFLFKRSSHFKNFLNRYFQYYLFNFGIFLLICYPGKMSTVVLGLISFQVLSDKLGAVPSILLITLLNMLPCHYTAQVLITFYGSSNLSYDLLAPYFQRLNMTKYEKKQWINSRNGVLFGFGLVNYLMINTFPQFAIVLYALAQLNMAYLVTKITDVPPDQANKLISWTSSQLLWSDQYKLVSGKFIDDPFVPIPGSFIFS; from the exons ATGGCATCTCCAATATTCATCTCAAATCCATCGGAGTCTTTCTCCATAAGCATAGTGCTAAGAGGAATACAGCTTGGGTACTTAAGCACGTACCGATGCCTACAGAACCCTCGGATATTATACCATTCCAACTTCTGGCCATCATTGATCACCATAGTTAAGTTGTCTTTGCTCCTATACATCCTTCTTAATGGGCCTCTTTTCATCACTAAaatctttttcatttgcATCAACAGCCTCAAAATCAGCAGCATCAATA ATTATGTTCTCGAGaacatattcaacatcaacattTTCTTGATCTCGTTGTACGGTTCATACTTAGATACTACAGCTGATGAGTTGTTCATGGCTAGCTTGAACTTTCTGGATTCGGTGCTTTCTTCCAGGTACTATGCTAACTTGAGTCGTTTCCAAAACGATACTGTTCGCATCAACAGTCAACAACTGGCTGGGGATACTACCTGGCAAAGAGTGcgattcttgttcaaaagaTCTAGCCACTTCAAAAACTTCTTAAACAGATACTTTCAGTACtatttgttcaactttggGATCTTTTTGCTAATATGTTACCCGGGAAAAATGTCTACCGTAGTTCTTGGTTTGATATcatttcaagttctttctgATAAACTAGGAGCAGTTCCTTCTATCTTGCTTATTACATTATTGAATATGCTTCCTTGCCACTACACGGCTCAGGTGTTGATTACTTTCTACGGTTCATCCAACTTATCCTACGACTTGCTAGCTCCTTACTTTCAGAGATTGAATATGACCAAGTACGAAAAGAAACAATGGATAAACTCTCGGAATGGAGTGTTATTTGGCTTTGGTTTGGTAAACTACCTTATGATCAACACCTTCCCACAATTTGCCATAGTGTTATACGCTCTTGCTCAGTTGAATATGGCCTATTTGGTCACAAAAATTACAGACGTACCTCCAGATCAAGCAAATAAATTAATATCCTGGACTTCATCTCAGCTCTTATGGAGCGATCAATACAAACTAGTTAGTGGCAAATTCATCGACGATCCGTTCGTCCCAATTCCTGGTTCATTTATTTTCAGTTAG
- a CDS encoding predicted protein has translation MASNASMIRSLVVQRVDVSFPHSVPLQWSQNRQLAVNNGTQLTILDPKLPSLHQGINLVNNVTILNPRDIYHVTSILHSEVLGTLPIRNFGRVIVETGDEPFQFTNINEPDIVSHRWAGIDEYTRDCDLGVLFNTGEMVVLRRENSMIDKYVVVVNVFAELSAHYGVEIEKEDILVDSEQLRKIKVKNFEFSEFFFDSGEKKQLLSIINDNGDILIYELLAGSLGPKFLLEINTHFNIIKQCWSDWTKLGDSLYSAYVSVVNSDNSAYVYAVVYNLDSNTISSSPGKVLAPVSRFLRGQVKWVTAEGLSVFISTSTGRLQLTTVQTNSLVHKLHNYATSTGIITQMEGNHLSITISFENGKFEKYILDTTAFTLNDGAPSAALTGFVSKSLYSFQLINSTAEDPGVEGVFINYGTSTVGGNIATIAFKIVPKDVLHYKIVSQSEIQIAFIKLDNVTHDEHTLSDSSTSIAKMNDIWFQHFVDIPLFGLHSENRKERLHTYLQQIDVFRHKYFVKIENFMSEISSVLASSKEGLQASLSANFNLSPMVKQLQLRYNFEKQLFNFLIALEDDDELLKKTVDQTISDIGHIEKLLTAHLIKIVLNYVKHSEGIAFENEFDKFLIVNYIKKLRELDPAESSQFEGICDEATITIRSKFFEEKFAVSVNDIAVEGESELIKSESDHRWTKCKLTNIPLLQLNNRKDELKTFNYIMYRDGGEPEVDIGEILAQLLQTIQYCFITGNKIYAIK, from the exons ATGGCTTCTAACGCGTCAATGATTCGGAGCTTAGTGGTTCAGCGTGTTGATGTGTCCTTTCCACATAGCGTTCCTCTTCAATGGTCTCAAAATCGTCAGCTAGCGGTGAATAATGGAACCCAGCTCACGATTCTTGACCCCAAATTGCCTTCTTTGCACCAGGGAATAAACCTAGTCAACAATGTCACCATCCTTAATCCACGGGACATTTACCATGTTACCAGTATACTTCATTCGGAAGTTCTCGGGACGTTGCCGATCCGAAATTTCGGTAGAGTCATTGTAGAAACAGGCGATGAACCATTCCAGTTTACCAACATCAACGAGCCAGATATCGTCAGCCATCGCTGGGCGGGTATTGATGAGTACACACGTGATTGTGACCTAGGAGTTCTTTTTAATACAGGAGAGATGGTCGTTTTACGGCGAGAAAACAGCATGATCGACAAATATGTGGTAGTAGTGAATGTCTTTGCAGAGCTTTCAGCGCATTACGGAGTAGAAATCGAAAAGGAAGACATTCTAGTAGATTCCGAGCAATTGAGAAAGAtcaaagtgaaaaatttcgaGTTTTCTGAGTTTTTTTTTGACTCGggagaaaagaaacaattgCTCAGTATAATCAATGATAATGGTGATATCCTCATCTACGAGCTTCTTGCTGGTCTGCTAGGTCCAAAATTTCTTCTAGAGATCAACACCCATTTCAACATTATAAAGCAGTGCTGGCTGGATTGGACAAAGCTCGGCGATCTGCTCTACAGTGCCTATGTCAGTGTGGTTAATAGTGACAACTCTGCTTATGTGTACGCAGTAGTTTACAATTTGGACTCCAAtacaatctcttcttctccgGGGAAAGTTTTAGCACCTGTTTCACGATTTTTGAGGGGCCAAGTGAAGTGGGTAACCGCAGAAGGCTTATCAGTATTCATCAGCACTTCCACTGGCAGATTGCAACTTA CAACTGTACAAACGAATTCACTCGTTCATAAATTGCATAATTATGCAACTTCAACTGGTATAATAACACAAATGGAAGGAAATCATCTTCTGATCACTATTAGCTTCGAAAACGGCAAATTCGAAAAATACATATTGGACACTACGGCATTTACATTGAATGATGGAGCTCCTTCAGCTGCATTGACAGGATTTGTATCTAAGAGTTTATACTCCTTTCAGTTGATAAATTCGACAGCTGAAGATCCCGGAG TAGAAGGGGTTTTTATCAATTATGGAACCAGTACAGTAGGCGGTAACATTGCTACCATTGCATTCAAAATAGTTCCCAAGGATGTTCTCCATTACAAAATTGTTTCTCAGAGTGAAATACAAATagcattcataaagttgGACAATGTTACGCATGATGAGCACACTTTGAGTGATAGTTCTACTTCAATAGCAAAGATGAATGATATATGGTTTCAGCACTTTGTTGATATTCCCTTGTTTGGACTTCACTCtgaaaatagaaaagaGCGTCTTCATACGTATCTCCAGCAAATTGATGTATTTAGACACAAGTACTTTGTGAAGATAGAAAACTTCATGTCGGAGATCTCCAGCGTATTGGCGTCTCTGAAAGAAGGATTACAGGCTTCTCTTtctgccaacttcaacttgagtCCCATGGTAAAACAGCTACAGTTGCGCTATaattttgaaaaacaattattcaacttcttaaTTGCGTTGGAGGACGATGATGaattattgaaaaaaacAGTAGACCAGACGATCCTGGATATCGGACACATAGAGAAACTTTTGACTGCTCATCTTATTAAGATTGTTCTTAACTACGTAAAACACCTGGAGGGTATTGCTTTTGAGAATGAATTCGACAAGTTTCTTATTGTGAATTACATCAAGAAACTTCGTGAACTTGATCCAGCTGAAAGCTCGCAGTTTGAAGGAATCTGTGATGAAGCAACTATTACAATTAGATCCAAAttttttgaagagaagTTTGCGGTATCTGTGAATGACATAGCTGTGGAGGGAGAGCTGGAACTCATCAAGTCGGAAAGTGACCACAGGTGGACAAAATGTAAGTTAACCAATATTCCTTTGCTACAATTGAACAATCGAAAGGATGAATTGAAAACATTCAACTACATCATGTACAGAGATGGTGGTGAGCCAGAAGTGGATATAGGTGAAATTCTTGCCCAACTacttcaaacaattcaatattgTTTCATTACTGGAAACAAGATATATGCAATTAAATGA
- the CHL1 gene encoding syntenic (required for mitotic chromosome segregation and meiotic recombination with sequence similarity to Saccharomyces cerevisiae YPL008W (CHL1)) produces the protein METSICSPENRYSHPYKPYDIQIQLMDAIYDTIDNGYKIGLFESPTGTGKTLSIICSTMTWLRDYKRENVFQPMAGLDGSDTDDSDSDDEPEWVKKAYRDTIVSRSENKMVDYEMYLEKIQNEYENNIQTAGSIKSSRPPKKKRSTAKKQELHDEDFLPEDYYSDSEVKPNADKLTVLESEISQLLDKVNGRTDEIEMTNDCPVNIYFSSRTHSQLNQFAHQLALTKFQSSFKGVEERTKYLPIGSRKQLCINEKVKSFSKNDSNINDVCVDLQKSKEGCQFLPKDYLNSSLTKKLSDLSLSKIHDIEEIADLGSNMKVCPYYSVRKGVEMTEIISLPYQILLSESTRAILNLQIEDSIVVIDEAHNLMDTITSMHSVCITIGEMNSIIKALKFYLGRFLKKLNSGNRIHLMKLIKLCQLVISFIQKSEKCNNIKVGNEINTSDIYQNSTGDMLNIHILEAFLAKSKIAYKIESYMEKVAENENEQAKTSSSNPLLYKIVQFLKCLVNPSKEGKFFWDSTNGITSIKYMLLDPSSVFKDIVSKARCVILCGGTMEPMSEFKNFLFPYVEDKKIKSFSCNHIIPPDNLKVYPVSSQNNVTLEFSFDNRNNPLMIEALGASIVRICQSVPDGVVVFFPSYKYMNHILSIWKSTDVLTQIESQKKLFEEPTSASQVQTILADYANTIKEEKKGAILFSVVGGKMSEGINFADELGRAVVMVGLPYPNAYSGEIIAKRKFIESEAIARGCSMSEAQRNSQSYYENLCMRAVNQSIGRSIRHINDYSIIYLVDCRYQSSRIQNKLSSWVRKRIETRNYNMDQIMEETRDFFMCKTIARLA, from the coding sequence ATGGAAACTTCGATATGTTCGCCAGAAAACCGATATAGTCACCCCTACAAGCCGTATGACATTCAGATACAACTTATGGATGCCATTTACGACACCATCGACAACGGTTACAAAATCGGACTCTTTGAGAGTCCTACTGGGACAGGCAAAACCTTATCTATTATTTGCTCTACCATGACGTGGCTCCGCGATTACAAGCGGGAGAATGTATTTCAACCTATGGCTGGTTTAGATGGAAGTGATACAGATGATCTGGATTCAGACGATGAGCCAGAGTGGGTCAAGAAAGCATATAGAGATACGATAGTTCTGAGATCAGAGAACAAGATGGTAGATTACGAAATGTAccttgaaaagatccagAACGAGTACGAGAACAACATACAAACTGCTGGAAGTATTAAAAGCAGCCGACCACCTAAGAAAAAGAGGTCTACTGCAAAGAAACAAGAGCTCCACGATGAAGACTTCTTGCCCGAAGACTACTATAGTGATTCCGAAGTTAAGCCGAATGCTGATAAGCTCACAGTTCTTGAGTCTGAAATTTCGCAATTGTTAGACAAAGTGAATGGAAGGACGGATGAGATTGAGATGACTAACGATTGCCCTGTAAATATATACTTTTCCTCGAGAACTCATTCGCAACTTAACCAATTTGCTCATCAATTGGCATTAACTAAATTTCAATCATCGTTTAAAGgagtagaagaaagaacaaagtaCTTGCCTATTGGTTCTAGAAAGCAACTTTGTATCAACGAAAAAGTCAAGAGCTTCTCGAAAAACGATCTGAACATAAATGATGTCTGTGTAGACCTCCAGAAATCCAAGGAAGGATGCCAATTTCTTCCCAAGGACTACCTAAATTCGTCTTTAACGAAAAAGCTTTCGGATCTCAGTTTGTCTAAGATCCAtgacattgaagaaatcgcaGACTTAGGTTCAAATATGAAGGTATGTCCCTACTATCTGGTCAGAAAGGGAGTGGAAATGACAGAGATAATATCGTTGCCGTACCAGATTCTACTTCTGGAGTCTACGAGAGCCATTCTCAACTTGCAAATCGAAGATTCCATAGTTGTAATCGATGAAGCACACAACTTGATGGATACAATCACGTCGATGCACTCAGTATGTATCACTATTGGCGAAATGAATAGCATTATCAAAGCTCTTAAATTCTACCTCGGCAGGTTTCttaagaagttgaacagTGGGAACAGAATTCACTTGATGAAGCTCATCAAACTCTGCCAGTTGGTGATTTCATTTATTCAGAAACTGGAGAAATGCAACAATATCAAGGTTGGAAACGAAATCAATACAAGCGATATCTACCAGAACTCCACAGGAGATATGTTGAATATCCACATCTTGGAAGCGTTCCTTGcgaaatcaaaaatagcATACAAGATTGAATCGTACATGGAAAAGGTtgctgaaaatgaaaacgaaCAAGCGAAAACTAGTAGCTCTAATCCGCTTTTATACaaaattgttcaattcttgaagtgTTTGGTCAACCCTTCCAAGGAAGGGAAGTTCTTCTGGGACTCAACCAACGGCATTACATCCATCAAATACATGCTTTTGGACCCTAGTTCTGTGTTCAAGGATATAGTTTCCAAGGCCCGCTGCGTGATACTATGTGGGGGTACTATGGAACCAATGTCagaattcaagaacttcttgtttccatatgttgaagacaagaaaatcaaatccTTCAGTTGTAATCATATTATACCACCTGACAATTTGAAAGTGTATCCTGTATCTTCTCAAAACAATGTTACTTTAGAATTCCTGTTTGACAATAGAAACAACCCGTTGATGATCGAGGCTCTCGGAGCTTCGATCGTTCGTATCTGCCAACTGGTACCGGATGGAGTTGTGGttttctttccaagttaCAAGTATATGAATCACATATTGTCGATTTGGAAGTCTACAGATGTATTGACTCAGATAGAGTCACAGAAGAAACTCTTTGAAGAGCCTACAAGTGCATCACAAGTCCAGACAATTCTAGCAGACTATGCGAACACAattaaagaagagaaaaaggGTGCAATTCTATTCTCAGTTGTGGGGGGAAAGATGTCAGAAGGGATCAATTTTGCAGATGAACTAGGAAGAGCAGTAGTGATGGTGGGGTTACCATATCCAAACGCTTATTCTGGAGAAATTATCGCCAAGAGGAAATTTATAGAATcagaagcaattgcaagagGCTGCTCCATGCTGGAAGCACAGAGAAACTCACAAAGCTATTATGAAAACTTGTGTATGAGGGCAGTGAACCAAAGTATAGGAAGAAGCATTAGACATATCAACGATTACTCAATCATATATCTCGTTGATTGTCGATATCAGTCGTCTAGGATTCAGAATAAACTCAGTTCCTGGGTTAggaaaagaatagaaacAAGGAACTATAACATGGATCAGATCATGGAAGAGAcaagagacttcttcatgtGCAAAACCATTGCGAGACTTGCCTGA
- a CDS encoding predicted protein: protein MPPKKSRARSDAVYKFPDGFINLSVNLNKSFFKPQPETLIEDQIVVIEKFFASDLCNELIRSFEKQLTLETTPIIKSKEYAVRFNDRCSLTDFKSAEILWNYLRSLLLQQTEYEDEEIDKIKDNFSAACGLNPQLRIYRYRSGHHFNPHYDESVVCPLNDKGTSKGKTKWTLLIYLTGDEEFKGGGTIFHSEMGGTESLNIHPGKGMALLHKHGDDCLLHEAELVKSGVKWVLRSDVAYPL from the coding sequence ATGCCTCCGAAGAAGTCCAGAGCCAGGCTGGATGCTGTATACAAGTTTCCGGATGGattcatcaacttgtcagTGAATTTGAACAAGCTGTTCTTCAAACCGCAACCAGAAACCCTTATAGAAGATCAAATAGTTGTCATAGAGAAATTCTTTGCAAGCGATCTTTGCAATGAGTTGATACGCTCTTTCGAGAAGCAGCTCACTTTGGAAACAACCCCTATTATCAAGAGTAAGGAGTATGCTGTGCGTTTCAACGATAGGTGCTCCTTGACAGACTTCAAATCCGCCGAGATTCTCTGGAACTATCTTAGAAgcttgcttcttcagcaaactgaatatgaagatgaagagatagacaagatcaaggaCAATTTCTCTGCTGCTTGTGGTTTGAATCCACAATTAAGGATATATCGTTACCGAAGTGGACACCATTTCAATCCGCATTACGACGAATCTGTCGTATGTCCTTTGAACGACAAAGGGACATCCAAAGGGAAGACCAAATGGACTTTGTTGATCTACTTGACAGGAGACGAAGAGTTTAAAGGGGGTGGCACCATCTTCCATTCTGAAATGGGTGGCACGGAGTCACTTAATATCCATCCTGGTAAGGGGATGGCGCTATTACATAAACATGGAGACGACTGTCTTCTACACGAAGCTGAGTTGGTGAAGTCTGGGGTGAAATGGGTGCTAAGAAGTGATGTAGCATACCCTCTATAA
- a CDS encoding predicted protein (go_component nuclear pore~go_process transport) — protein MSLFGQPTRTSANSGPFGGTFGSGTGASATQNQSTLGSSSGASSGKLSGFGTVSDKSGTSMGGTLPTAVNSSNSSKLLKDLLESAHNLPKSDNHQLGSVHLTLRELQRKSEKLRKLEDSGKKDVNFTKAHYLLASSGISAEEIESELNNINLPASTTTSGSSVISVNSGAGGVSVGASSSYSNIENYLNAKKDENILNTIEQSLNLASKDFDNFISSNISIDWKVRRDELRKSIGLKSSGENSQEALKKSITWNKSVPGAYNILTPLKTANGSNVSTLKQLPREKFENHAKIIYQLNEARLENRNLPLSLNFSELNKLQNDLKSRQIADVWKNLIDLTNEKFTKTSQEQKFYNLSPSKLSRAVINNSKNQLESEFFKYMEELYLKDSKKEPEYLPPTNLNKISYFINRVILKNDSDLLSKTLCVNGTPIWALIFYLLRSGLYETALELVTKNQDLFNKFDMNFPIYLNKYVSSEDHVLPSGLNEKLHSEFNQQFQFIINDVDSSNNINFDPYKYSVYKIVGKCDLSKKSLPQEINLSIEDWLWFHLSIINEHQLNNESNLIFENYSLVNLQNRIISLGPKNFNTSSNNPLYLKTLMLVGLYELAVQYTYDFINECDAVHLAIGLNYYGLLKVASYNNKDDLLIVRSNDYEINFSRLLGSYTRSFKISDPKVACQYLILIAMSKGGNSKEEIAKCHEALRELILISREFVMLLGDINQQNGTKIPGVLERQRSLIKLEDLKEFYSQIIELSAIKCEDEGRIFDALLLYQLCQEFDTVVSLINKLLAEILSSTELDKPIIQYGNYEVQAGGVVESKRADDTIDNNVILFARHIIKIFDTNSFILEQIDPQRKESCDLLLHIIDIRGLFIKKDFQQVLIEIKKLALIPFGQDDDLIIIRKASELIQNNHLDDNLIKVIPSLLIMIMASISQANYAILTKRYQALGNEREELASLKKQAKNCMIYAGMVQYKMPRETYSLLVNLESSL, from the coding sequence ATGTCGTTGTTTGGACAACCAACACGTACTTCTGCCAATTCTGGACCGTTTGGCGGTACTTTTGGCTCCGGAACAGGAGCCTCTGCTACACAGAACCAAAGCACTTTAGGATCATCTTCTGGAGCTTCCAGTGGTAAACTCTCAGGTTTTGGCACAGTTTCCGACAAAAGTGGCACAAGTATGGGGGGAACACTTCCAACAGCAGTTAACTCGTCGAATTcgtccaagttgttgaaagatttgTTAGAATCAGCGCATAATTTGCCCAAGTCGGATAACCATCAGTTGGGTTCTGTTCATTTAACTCTTCGAGAATTGCAGagaaaatcagaaaagttgCGTAAACTCGAAGATTCCGGCAAGAAGGATGTGAACTTCACGAAAGCACATTATTTATTGGCGTCCAGCGGTATCAgtgctgaagaaatcgagctggagttgaacaatattAACTTGCCAGCATCTACGACAACTTCTGGGTCTTCTGTTATTTCTGTGAATTCTGGAGCTGGCGGAGTTTCTGTGGGTGCATCGTCTTCGTATTCAAATATCGAAAATTATCTCAATGCGAAAAAGGATGAGAACATTTTGAACACTATAGAGCAGCTGTTGAACTTGGCTTCCAAGGACtttgacaacttcatcaGTTCCAACATTTCCATCGATTGGAAAGTTAGAAGAGATGAGCTCCGTAAATCTATTGGCTTGAAATCCAGTGGTGAGAACTCTCAAGAAGCGTTGAAAAAATCCATCACCTGGAACAAGTCTGTTCCAGGAGCATATAATATCTTAACGCCTTTGAAGACTGCCAACGGTTCCAATGTCTCAACTTTGAAACAGTTGCCTCGCGAAAAATTTGAGAACCACGCTAAGATCATATACCAGTTGAACGAAGCAAGATTGGAGAACAGGAATTTGCCGTTGTCGTTGAACTTTTCTGAGTTAAACAAGCTCCAGAACGACTTGAAATCCAGACAAATAGCAGACGTGtggaagaacttgatcGACTTAACCAATGAGAAATTCACTAAAACCAGTCAAGAACAGAAGTTCTACAACTTGTCGCCTCTGAAGTTGAGCAGAGCTGtcatcaacaacagtaAGAACCAGTTGGAGTCtgagttcttcaaatacaTGGAAGAACTATACTTGAAGGACAGTAAGAAGGAGCCAGAGTATCTTCCTCctaccaacttgaacaaaatcTCGTATTTCATCAACAGAgtgattttgaagaatgacTCCGACCTCTTGAGTAAAACTTTGTGTGTAAATGGAACTCCGATCTGGGCTCTCATCTTTTATTTACTCAGAAGTGGTCTCTACGAAACAGCTTTGGAACTCGTTACAAAGAACCAggacttgttcaacaagttcgATATGAACTTCCCCATATATCTCAACAAGTATGTCTCTAGTGAAGACCATGTTCTTCCCAGTGGGTTGAACGAAAAATTGCATTCTGAATTCAATCAACAGTTCCAGTTCATAATCAATGATGTGGATAGctccaacaacatcaactttGATCCCTATAAATATTCAGTCTACAAGATAGTTGGTAAGTGTGATTTGAGCAAGAAATCGTTACCTCAGGAGATAAACTTGAGTATAGAAGACTGGTTGTGGTTCCATTTGTCGATCATCAATGAGCAtcaattgaacaatgaATCAAATTTGATTTTCGAGAACTACAGCTTGGTCAATTTGCAGAACAGAATCATCTCTCTTGGTCcaaagaacttcaacacttcATCTAACAACCCGTTGTATCTTAAGACGTTGATGTTGGTTGGTTTGTACGAGTTGGCAGTTCAGTACACATACGACTTCATCAACGAATGTGATGCCGTTCATTTGGCTATAGGTTTGAACTACTATGGCTTGCTTAAAGTTGCAAGTTATAATAACAAGGACGATCTCTTGATTGTCCGCTCTAATGACTACGaaatcaacttcagcagacTATTGGGTTCGTACACAAGAAGTTTCAAGATTAGCGATCCAAAGGTTGCCTGTCAGTACTTGATATTGATAGCGATGTCTAAAGGAGGAAACTCGAAGGAGGAAATCGCCAAGTGTCACGAAGCATTGAGagagttgattttgatttctcgTGAGTTTGTCATGTTGCTTGGAGATATCAACCAGCAGAACGGTACCAAGATTCCTGGAGTGTTGGAAAGACAGAGATCATTAATAAAATTGGAAGATCTTAAGGAATTCTACCTGCAAATCATAGAGTTAAGTGCCATAAAATGTGAAGATGAAGGCAGAATATTCGATGCCTTATTGTTGTATCAATTGTGTCAAGAGTTTGATACAGTTGTctcgttgatcaacaagCTTCTCGCTGAAATTTTGTCATCTACGGAATTAGACAAACCTATCATACAATACGGCAACTACGAAGTTCAAGCTGGAGGAGTTGTAGAAAGTAAAAGAGCCGACGACACCATTGATAACAACGTAATCCTCTTTGCTCGTCATATTATAAAGATTTTTGACACGAACAGCTTCATTTTGGAGCAGATAGACccacaaagaaaagaaagctgTGACTTGTTGTTGCATATAATAGACATCAGAGGTttgttcatcaagaaggatTTCCAGCAAGTGTTGatagaaatcaagaagctTGCTTTGATTCCATTTGGCCAGGACGACGACTTGATCATAATCAGAAAGGCTAGTGAGTTAATACAGAATAACCATTTGGAcgacaacttgatcaaggtgATTCCATCGTTATTGATCATGATTATGGCCAGTATCTCACAAGCTAACTACGCGATTTTGACTAAGAGGTACCAAGCTCTTGGAAACGAGAGGGAAGAGTTGGCcagcttgaagaagcaagcCAAAAATTGCATGATCTACGCCGGCATGGTCCAGTATAAGATGCCTAGAGAAACATACAGCTTACTTGTCAATTTGGAGTCGCTGTTGTAA